Below is a window of Defluviimonas sp. SAOS-178_SWC DNA.
CCTTCACGGTGTCGGCGAAGATCATTTCGCGCATCACCGTCAGCCGGTCCTCGTCGAAGAACATGTGCTCGGTGCGGCAGAGGCCGATGCCTTCCGCTTCGAACATGCGCGCGGTGCGGGCGTCGTCGGGCGTGTCGGCATTGGCGCGCACGCCGATGTCGCGGACATTGTCGGCCCAGTGAAGAAGCGTGCGAAACCATTCGTCGAGCGCGGGTTCCAGCATGTCTGCGGTGCCGGCCAGAACCTCGCCATTGGTGCCGTCGACCGTGATGACGTCGCCTTCGTGGAAAACGCGACCATCGCGAACCTTGAACGTCCTTTCCCGCGTATTCAGGCTGAGATCCGACGCGCCGACGATACAGGGAAGGCCAAGGCCCCTTGCAATCACGGCGGCGTGGCTGGTGATCCCGCCCCGTTCGGTGAGGACCGCCACGGCGGCATGCATGCCGCGGATATCCTCGGGCGCGGTTTCGCGGCGGACGAGAATGCAGCGCTCGTCGCGGGCGGCCGCGGCCTGCGCATCGGCAGAGGAAAAGACGACCTTTCCGGAGGCCGCGCCGGGGCTTGCCGCGATGCCGCGCGCCACGCGATCGCGCGGCAGGCGGGGATCGACCTGGGAATGCAGAAGCTCGGACAGGGCGCGCGGCTCGACCCGCAGGATCGCCTCCTCGCGGCTGATGATACTGTCCTTGGCCAGCGTCACGGCGATGCGAACCGCCGCGCGGGAGGACCGCTGCGTCTTCACCGCGTCTATGACCTTTAGCGCACCATTCTCCAGCGCGAATTCGATCACCATTTCCTCGCGAAGCCGCTCCCGGCAGGTCCGGCAATGGGCCTGAAGGGTCGCGAAGACCTCCGGCGCCGCTTCCTCCAGCGAATGGCCGCGCCTGTCCTTGACGAGATAGAGCGTTTCCTCGGCCTTCCGGTTGGCCGGGTTGAGGCCGCGGAAACGCCCTGTCACCTGCGGCGCGCCGGTCACCGGCTCCACGAGCTGGACCGTACCGGCCCCCGAAAGCCCCGGCCCTACCGCCTGCGCCATTTCCTGCACGATCAGGCCCAGCGCCGCCTCCGGCGGGGCGCCCTTCGCCTCGCGCAGGAGCCGCGCGGTCGTGCCTTCCCAGGCCCGCGCCATGGAGCGCAGCACCTCGCCGAGTTGCCTGGCGGGCGATTGCGGGAACTCCTCGTCCATCTCCGCCTCGTAGGCGGCAAGCGCGGCGGCGAGCGCTTCGGACGACGGTTCGGCGGTGAACATGTCGGGATCGAGCCGCGCGACATGGATCGCGTATGA
It encodes the following:
- a CDS encoding putative PEP-binding protein, yielding MQKHAEFAEFTEITPSAAIDSARHGWRAKCLQRLIRIDLPVPRTVALPCETVRLIAAGQMLNTEKLAAGFDGALVSIRPSPANPDWGGPGTVLNVGMNAAKHAALTRDHGAAHANALYLGFVQSYAIHVARLDPDMFTAEPSSEALAAALAAYEAEMDEEFPQSPARQLGEVLRSMARAWEGTTARLLREAKGAPPEAALGLIVQEMAQAVGPGLSGAGTVQLVEPVTGAPQVTGRFRGLNPANRKAEETLYLVKDRRGHSLEEAAPEVFATLQAHCRTCRERLREEMVIEFALENGALKVIDAVKTQRSSRAAVRIAVTLAKDSIISREEAILRVEPRALSELLHSQVDPRLPRDRVARGIAASPGAASGKVVFSSADAQAAAARDERCILVRRETAPEDIRGMHAAVAVLTERGGITSHAAVIARGLGLPCIVGASDLSLNTRERTFKVRDGRVFHEGDVITVDGTNGEVLAGTADMLEPALDEWFRTLLHWADNVRDIGVRANADTPDDARTARMFEAEGIGLCRTEHMFFDEDRLTVMREMIFADTVKDRKVALDRLLPMQRADFIALFDIMAGLPVCIRLFDPPLHEFLPQDREGLRELAEALDRPLSEVTRRVEALSEFNPMLGMRGVRIGVTVPEIYEMQARAIFEATVEASKRGAAVVPEVMIPLVSAKREVELIKTRVDAVAAAVRIHTGANFDYRLGVMVETPRAALRAGEIAQQAAFLSFGTNDLTQMTYGLSRDDAGRFMGDYVQQGVYPEDPFHVLDEDGVGELLLIGSARGREMRPDVTLSVCGEHGGNPESIAFCRRVGLDYVSCSPFRVPVARLAAAQFALVDPRPRKEDH